Proteins co-encoded in one Acidovorax sp. 69 genomic window:
- a CDS encoding ArdC family protein codes for MKRTTSKSPKERTTPRSADPDNATPPKRSVEDVNNQLYQEAAQRILQAIEAGTSIWQKPWIAPSSHRRPFNAHTGLNYLGMNRVLLMTEMMANGWTDTRFMTYKQVQALAQDMKRSGTPDDELPYVKKGAQSITIYKVGRQEIKRPRVDSSGKPVLDPAGQPIVDKALGRTFLQTYRVFNANNIANLPPLPEVERKPTWEVHAEIEALVKKLGVPVTYEPIGQAFYQPGLDRITVPERSQYKDSVKGGVVVYSAAAKHYSVLLHECCHATGHDSRLKREMSGGRGSAEYAREELVAETASTYLMCELGLESDEVINQHASYLEGWAKLIKNDPRALFQAFSAAEKAADWFMQRHERQLAEAPLVTPQPAPSLVQGVGVPQQQVDGIGQGLVAVAQMPSSASRINGLRPAGELLDAAVAGLNSGSMGLT; via the coding sequence ATGAAACGCACCACATCCAAGTCCCCGAAAGAACGGACTACACCCCGATCAGCCGATCCCGACAATGCCACTCCACCCAAGCGCTCGGTGGAAGACGTCAACAACCAGCTTTACCAAGAAGCTGCACAGCGCATTCTCCAAGCCATTGAGGCTGGCACCTCGATCTGGCAAAAGCCCTGGATTGCTCCATCCAGCCATCGCCGTCCGTTCAATGCGCACACGGGCCTCAACTATCTGGGTATGAACCGCGTGTTGCTGATGACCGAGATGATGGCGAACGGTTGGACCGACACCCGGTTCATGACGTACAAGCAGGTACAAGCCTTGGCACAGGACATGAAGCGCTCGGGCACACCCGACGATGAGTTGCCCTATGTGAAAAAGGGTGCGCAGTCGATCACCATCTACAAGGTGGGCAGGCAAGAAATTAAGCGGCCTCGGGTGGATAGCTCTGGCAAACCCGTTCTGGATCCAGCAGGCCAACCCATTGTGGACAAGGCACTGGGGCGCACGTTTTTGCAGACGTACCGGGTATTCAACGCCAACAACATTGCCAATTTGCCGCCGCTACCGGAGGTCGAGCGCAAACCGACTTGGGAGGTTCATGCAGAGATTGAGGCGCTGGTTAAAAAGCTGGGGGTGCCCGTCACTTATGAGCCCATTGGCCAGGCGTTTTATCAACCGGGTCTGGACCGCATCACGGTTCCTGAACGCTCGCAGTACAAAGACTCTGTCAAAGGTGGAGTGGTGGTGTATTCAGCGGCTGCCAAGCACTACTCGGTGCTATTGCATGAGTGCTGTCATGCAACGGGGCATGATTCACGGTTGAAGAGAGAGATGTCGGGCGGTAGAGGCTCCGCTGAATACGCCAGGGAGGAGCTGGTCGCTGAAACAGCCTCGACCTACCTCATGTGCGAGCTGGGGTTGGAGTCCGATGAGGTCATCAACCAGCATGCGAGTTATCTAGAAGGCTGGGCCAAGCTCATCAAGAATGACCCAAGGGCGCTGTTTCAGGCGTTCTCTGCTGCTGAAAAGGCTGCGGACTGGTTCATGCAACGGCATGAAAGACAGTTGGCTGAGGCACCACTAGTCACCCCTCAGCCTGCCCCCTCCTTGGTTCAAGGCGTTGGAGTGCCACAGCAGCAAGTTGACGGGATCGGCCAGGGATTGGTGGCAGTAGCTCAGATGCCGTCGTCGGCTAGCAGGATCAACGGACTTCGACCGGCTGGGGAGTTGCTGGATGCGGCGGTCGCTGGCCTGAATTCCGGCAGCATGGGGCTGACTTAG